TTAAACTTGagaaatttaaaattaagttttgatgctttattttataatttcttATTTGCATAGTAAGCAACATCTTGATCTAACCAGTTTTAACCATATAGTAATACTTTCTATAGCTAGTTTACCAGGTAGGCATCATATCAGGGAACCACATTCTTCCAAGGTGTTTCGAGACTTCTGAATGAATTTGATCCAGGTTGTAATCATTATCTGGAATTAGTACCTCTTCCATAATAGAAAGCTGGGTGAGCCTCCCTCCACACATCTTTACAAACTCAATAAAACCTCTGCAGGTAACCTCACATTCACCAAGGCCCATCGCTGTTAGGTTCTTACAGCGTTCAGCAATGCAAATGAGTTCATCATCCAGTGGCTGAAGTCCATTAGCACATACCACCAATTCAATCAACCTCGGGCAGTTCATTCCAATACGACCTAACATGGCTTTGCTTACTGCACGACCAAAGTAAAGGTGCGTAACAGGAGTTTCTTCTCTGAAAAATGCATCAAATTCCTCTTCATATAAAAAGAAGTACATCACAATATTGACTTTGGGGGAGTGCTTAACAAGTGCATCCCAACTTTGCTTTTTAATAGTATGAAATTCAATTTGTCCAGGATTTTCACTCACAACATCTATGCGAAGATGTTCAAGATTAACATGTTTCTCACTAGAGAGAGCCAGCAGCAGTTCATCACTTAGTATGTAATAATTCAAAGCCAGTTCCCTAAGGCCATGACACTGATCGGCAACACAAAGAATTCCTAagacaaaaaaatgaaatacataaATTACATATATTTCTTTTATAAAGTACAATATATATTTGTATACTTAgcttaaattaaaacattttattcaaaCTACAAAaccatgtgggttttttttagtatACCCATATCCCAGAACAATGTCTAATATTTCCAGAAAAGCAATGATAATAGAAAGGATTGTTTTTATAGGTTGGGAGGAAGTTCAAAGTGGTCAGCTTTACAATAGTTCATATTTGATGGCACCCCTAAATGCTGTCAAACAAATCTCTTCATTTAAAAAGTTagtgtaaaatataaaatgaagctCTACTGTGAAAAATGGCTAAATATGGAATCTTCCTACTCTGCAGTTCTGCTTCTTTTGCGTGTTCATATCTGCTTATTTTAGTGATTATTTTCCCCCTACTGcttttttactcctgttagccctAGAATGCTCCTACATCTGTAAGAGAGTGAACTGAATTTTAGCCTATTTGTATACCAACAGAACTGCTTACTAAATTTAATTCAGTCATACTTGTAAAAAGCCACTGAATGCAATGAATAGGGACGAGTATTACTGAGGCATAATCTGAAGACAACGAGTTGCACATCTGTCACTAAGGGAACAATTTGGTCCACAGAAGCTTTAACTAGTAATGatatttaaaaatgcagtttgatttttagttGTGCAAACTGCAGCTGAGCTGGCATTCAAAAGCCTCAGTACACAACTGAACTCATTTAATATTTATGTTGAGAAAAACAGAGCCTCACAAACttctttaatgacaggtttcagagtagcagcagtgttagtctgtacccacaaaaagaacatcggatgcatccgatgaagtggcctgttgcccacaaaagcttatgctcaaataaatgtgttagtctctaaagtgccacaagtactcccaaACTTCTTTAAATCACTTTAAGATGTTTTTAGACTCAGAATATGCAGTTTGTCATTGATAAAGTTATAATGACCATACATAAATGCATAACATTTATAATAATACCTTACGTAATTCAGGAAATTCAATGTTATCTAATTTCCCATCACAAATTTGTATTAAAACTTCTTTTGCACGGCATTACTTGATTTTAAACAACTAAGCCACATAAAGTTATGGTTTTTCAATGAACAGAGATACAGGTACTGTACATGCTCATGTTATCTTGACTATATCACGGAACACAAGTTGACTAGTTTAGAAAATACTGTGCACACTATGAGCAATTCATGAAATTGAATACTTACAACTCCATTATTTCAAGCAaaatttcttcacacagcaaGGGTCTTGTCCTTTATACTTATGTTACAGAAAGAGACAGTACTATATATAAACAAGTACTTGCCTTCATGTTGGGCTAAGTGCATGGaaggtttaaatttttttttttttaaaatctaaaatttaATTCTTTACAGAAGTAAAACAAAGCATTAGAATGACTGAAACAGCACGGATGAATCCCAGAAACAGGAATAAAACCAGAAATATTTAAAGTCATATGAAAGGTATATCAATACTATTCTGATGCTTTCCTTTCACTTTGATTACTCCAAAAATGCTTAACATTAAAGAGGACATTTTCCCACGCTCTAGACAACTGAGAATAGCTAAGTGGAAGGTTTAAGTACCACCTCTGAACTGAGAATTTGCATGAAAGATTTTAAGTGGAAGAATAATTTATTCCAAATGTTAAGTACCTGAAAAAAGGTTAACAGAAATGCATCCCAACAGTAACTATTGCATTACTACTtcctttttaaacagatttactACTCACCAGCAGGTGACACATGAGGACAGCTGCTCATTTTTAGCAGTTTTAGAGTATCGCTATTGTTAGCGACAAGAACCTTCAAAGATGGATCATCAACTGGTGTGTCATCAATTTTGATGGATGATAATGACTTGGAGTTTACAAAAACTACTGTCAGTGCTGATGCAAAATGAGCCTGTTCAGAGAAAGTGAGGGGGGGTGGAAGTTATCCTTCAGTGGACATTTAATGTTATTATATCCATAGCATAGTTGATTGAACCTTTGCCTCAAGGTAGAGCCACTAGTTGTGTGTTACATGGGCCGAAGGGGTAAAATAATTATTctattataaattataaatatttataatttatataatttataatataattataaattCTTATTTAATCAATCCCCTAAGTTATGTAATAAAGAATATAGTACTTACTCTCAAACTAGGGGTTATTTTAATGCTTACAGTGAACACAAACAGTTCTGCGCTTTTCCCCATTTCCCctcttttcaaagaaaagaaagtgcATACAATGAAGAGCTTGAAGTAGTTACAGAATACCAGTAAGTAAAAATaccaaattaataaaaaaaaaattttcatcaAGAAACTGAACCGAGACCTCTCAGGACTAACATCTGATGGAGTGATAATTGTGCCCTAGTTCattgagagagaaaaaggaaacgATATACTTACATATGTAAAATTAAGTACTGTAGCACCTCACTTCTGGAGATCTGATTCATACCACTACAATTTTGGAATCTtgaatagggctgtcaagcgattaaaaaatttaatcatgattaattgcgctgttaaacaataatagaataccatttattaaaatattttttgatgttttctacattttaaagtattttgatttcaattacaacacagaatacaaagtcgacagtgctcactttatttattacaaatctttgcactataaaaaaaagaaaaagtatttttcaattcacctaatacaagtactgttgtgcaatctctttatcacaaaaatcgaacttacaaatgtagaattatatacaaaaaaacctgcattcaaaaataaaacaaagtcaaatTAACCCTAttctttgttcagccaatcactcagacaaacaagtttatttacatttgcagaagataatgctgc
This window of the Eretmochelys imbricata isolate rEreImb1 chromosome 8, rEreImb1.hap1, whole genome shotgun sequence genome carries:
- the LOC144268846 gene encoding F-box/LRR-repeat protein 21-like, which gives rise to MKRIRRTVKTENSVLQAPQRSKKQKRFFYGSAFGKSHLQTLMDWGTLPLHVVLHIFQFLPLVDRARASSVCRRWNEVFHIPDLWRKFEFELNQPATSYLKSTHPDLIQQIIKRHADDLQYVSFKVDSSTESAEAACDILSQLVNCSIKTLGLISTAKPSFMNVSKAHFASALTVVFVNSKSLSSIKIDDTPVDDPSLKVLVANNSDTLKLLKMSSCPHVSPAGILCVADQCHGLRELALNYYILSDELLLALSSEKHVNLEHLRIDVVSENPGQIEFHTIKKQSWDALVKHSPKVNIVMYFFLYEEEFDAFFREETPVTHLYFGRAVSKAMLGRIGMNCPRLIELVVCANGLQPLDDELICIAERCKNLTAMGLGECEVTCRGFIEFVKMCGGRLTQLSIMEEVLIPDNDYNLDQIHSEVSKHLGRMWFPDMMPTW